From the genome of Candidatus Neomarinimicrobiota bacterium:
ATGAAATAATCATCTATTGGAGCGAAGACGACCAAGCCTTCATCGCTGAAGTACCGGAATTGCCTGGTTGTATGGCCGACGGCGCAACCTATGAGGATGCGCTGTCCAATGCCAA
Proteins encoded in this window:
- a CDS encoding type II toxin-antitoxin system HicB family antitoxin yields the protein MSKYEIIIYWSEDDQAFIAEVPELPGCMADGATYEDALSNAKVIIREWIETARELGRPIPKPRGRLMYA